The Lepeophtheirus salmonis chromosome 3, UVic_Lsal_1.4, whole genome shotgun sequence genomic interval ATAGCCTCCTTAGCTACAATGTTATCTTCCAGGCGGTGAAATATCTGGCACCCGGTTAGGATGTAATACTGGTTgaggctttgagggccttggtgtttggatgagggCCTTTCCCTCGATATACACCCAAAATGTGTAACTAAgggtgttggcatcagggctgtagggaggTGTAAAAGAACgcaaaagacttattcaaaatagtcttgcaacggaggagatgtgggtctttcatttttggtgtcaaaagtggactcTACACCTCCGCCTGgctcttttcacccacttttttgatagatctctgaacagtctggtgtgaaaacCCGAAATCTTTTGGATGTCCCCTCAtaaacttgaggggattggtcttggctgtttttttaactcctccttGTACCGATTGGCCTTTTTtacttctttctctccaacgtttcgacttgctgacagcgtaaactgtggtcctggagacgcccaactgatTGGAGTTCACGAGTGGAAATTTGTCGGCATTTTCGagtgtcattttctggacttgtacgtaagctaaagatcTGAGATTCGTTTTGCTTTGTAACCAATTcttaatactttattatattgccatataaattaatttttatcactcAACCATCgctaattattgaattagttagggttcagatttcaatggatcatcCGGTAGTATAAACGGGTGTGGACACTTTGCCAAACGGACACTTTAGCAAATGACAATTttgccaaataaataattaagtggATAACCACTTTATGGAATGGATATGTTACCAAAGTACTCGTTTACTCTTGACTCATGTCAAGTATTCATCATGTAATTATGAGTCCCATTCATGTTACACGaactttaaaagataaaatgccTAATTACTTACAACGAATGGCAATGATGAAGTGTTGAATGATTAATAATtggattatttcattataaagatGCTTCAACAGTTTTTTCGGACCGCTATTAAACCGTTGCgacaaaaataatgacaaccaCCCAATAAATAGTACattagaaacagaaaaatgttTGAAGAAGAGACGAAGTCAATCAATTGAGACCCAATGGACAATGCGAATAAATCAATCGTTTAGATGTAATGTGTTGAAGCTCTTATGTACCTGGAACAGTCTTGATTGACACTGCTCTATCCTGAGATTGTCTCTgagtctataaatattaagacGTGTTTGTAGTAATGTGTCTGTTCGTCAAAGTTTTCATTCGGCAACGTGTCCGTTGATTATTACAAATCactcaaaatcaaaattgaataaaaactttcaaaagtctgatatcatgaattaatttactgattattcaaagatttaaaaactatgtatatttatcgtcatttgtatcttgttcctcaaaaaatttaattatataaataactgactaattagaaaatccataattatttatttatacttgtaTGACGTCTatagttacttcatgagtttttacttaccaaataaagctaaaaaattattaccaaATACTTCACAAAGTACTTCACAAGTATGTCACAGCAAAAAAAGTAGGAGTTCATTATCAACACCTAAACATATTTCATGATcgatgataattttgaatttgatcaactttaaaaaatagcaaacatTCTAGttttaagtatacatatttCACTGCACTCATTTCATAGATTCTGATCATGTTTTGTCAGTATGTTTACCTCTAAAAACCAGCTGTGGCATCAAATGTAGCATTCAAAGTCCCCAGCCACAGATACCGACAAATATAGACAACGTATTCGAGAAACTGTTCCTTCACCTTCAGCTGTTAACTTTAGATTGTTTTAGTCACAATATTTTGCgtaaacaaacaataatataataggctattttttttctccggATTTTGAGATAAAATCTAAAATTACACCAAAAACAATAGCTGTATTAAACTTCTGaagataagaatatttattcattgtcTGCCAAACTAAGCCAAGCggcttatttttctttttctatgttGTCATCGCACAAAGGCTCAATAAGAGCGACTTAGTTAATTTGGAGGTTTAAACTCGGAACTAATCTATTTTGCATGCTGTTtatcttacaaaataatatcaaatatgtaaaaaaaataagctattGCTCAaatcatcttaaaaaaatggacaaaatcaaaATGTTGGCTTGTATGTGGGGCCATTTGGAACTTCTTACTAAAATATTGTCAAGATCCCATTGATTATAATggtattttgtaaacaaaaaacaaaatagtccTTGTTTTTACAAGTCTTTTGGTATCAAATGTTTTGGGCGAAGTTATGGTATTTTGaacttaattatcatttgaaaagAACCAAACTTTGAGTGTCCACCAACTGGGAGCTATTTCCTTGGTTTATGgaagcatatatatatgtatacatataaaggtTTGGTTTAAAAGAATCTAGGAATTCTGGTACGTCTACCcatcttatttttgttatacatcagctaaaattgataaaaaaacagatGGTCAAAACAATATCccaaaaggaataaaaaattaactaccAGTGTGCGGGATTTTTACATGAAGTCATATCCTTGGAAGTAGGCCTTATTGTAGCCAAATTGTGTGTATACCTAGGTATAGGAGCAAGGGTTTTTGTTCACAAAGTTTAGTTATTCCTATTTTTGAAGCCTAGGCTAAAGTTTGCTGAAggtatttccaataaaaaaaaaaatatatatattttgtttaacaaCTATGCTTTCTACACGGGATCACTTTCAATTTACAGAGTGAAGAAACAAAACTGGCagtagtataaataaattatgaaaaacatgatttttatggagtcaagaaaagacaactcaagaacaatttgtaatatgtttaaatactatatttggctatattttttattcattatgtcctCCTCTACAAGTGATAATATCCTCGATACGCCGATAAACAGATGGTGGCCCATGGTGTAGCACGTTACCATGATGCTAGCgcagagcgaatccaaatttggatgaggaGGTGAGGTAGACAATTCTCTCCACGACACTCCAGACTGTAAAGTTCAGCGGAGTTGAAGTTAGGGCTGTAAGAAATCCAAATGGAGGCAGGCCGAGTATcaaccatattgttgctgcggaatttttggttcttcttggatgtatggggttgtaattgactttttgacattttatccAGTCGGGATGAGAGTGCCAATATTCTCAACAGCCTTCTGAGCATTGAACCTGGAGCCTTATAtttgttgctccgacatttttatattggagatgtaataaaaaacaaaacttgttaactTTTGTTTTCGGTGTTGTTTGGTTGCGTATTGAAGCCttgcattttaaaataacagaGGAAATCGTAATTACTCGTTACTGTAAGTTTTGAATCCCCCACTCTGTATACTaagaatattcattaaaaagtttttccttGCTTGGAACTGGTACTTTTATAGTGTGGGCGAGCAAGCCCCCCTATaatgaatgacgtcattaataTGAATTTGTCCCCTCAATTCTTGAACTGCACAAGAAACCCTTGAGCCCCTATCCCACAATTTTAAGAATACtaggttatttttgtttttgttttggtgTCCTCCTCTTGAAGAACTATCACACCCCAAGATGTATACACCTGGCAGTATGAAAACCGCTAGTACTGAGTTTGCGGatatacatgaaataaatatggttAAACGTATGGATACACAGTCATaaaattttttctattcaagTAGTACAGAcagttcataataataaattgatataaaaatatataagaatcgTATGTTTAAATTATGTACATCAAAAAAAGGGCagttattataaagaaaaatagaaattttggCAAGTATTATTAAGTATGCAGAATAATTGTACAACTTATGTAGTTTATGGCAACTTCTAAAAAAAGTCCTTGCAACACGATAAAAAGacgattaaatattatgaatgtaaGTAGTAACGAAAAGGGAGAAGTAGTCATTCAAACGATTTCATAACAATTTGTTTCTTCACAATAATTACACAtagtaatatttaagtatattttttaacccaTCAATCACCATGACAGTTGAGATAATTACCAacaagtataataattaattaattaattaataataataattatctgaagtaggtatgataaaaataataatatttctgaatAAAGAGATCACCCGTGAAAAGTccgcaatcttttttttttcacttataaaaaagcttatttgagctcgcatatatatttaatggcaTTACAGCAAGAGTCTGAATGCCATCCTTCACTAGATCTCCTCCTTGATCCCTTTCTTGCGAGGGTAATACTCCAtgttaaacaattttcttcaactGAAGGAACGGGTCGATCCAACCATCCAAAGTCCGGTACTAATATCGTATTTCCAAAACCCGTCCAGACCCAACGATTCTCAATTTCGATATCATTTCCTCCGAGCCAAAATTCGAATCGAGTGCGAGGAGAGGATTCGGAAATTAGTTCGAGTATGGCCTGTCGCTCCTCTTCATTATCGATGGCTAACAGATTTCCGTTTTCAGACTCGCATAGCTTCTTAGCTTCGATCCAGCCCATTCGTCGATCAGATATTTGATAGCATCCAGTAGGAGTGAGTGTGTAGCCTCGTGGACAACttgtttctatatatgacaAAAGGGGACAATGTTAATACAGTAAAAAAGGCAAATACTTAAATAAGCAACTTACTTCTCAAATTGTCATTCCTATTGAATTCGAACTTATCTGGTAGATCATTGAAGTCGGGTCGGAAACCAGGGGTACTGGCCCTACTCTTTTGATCAAAGAACGTAGATGCTTTAGTTGTTCGTTCAAAGAAGTTGGAGGATTTCGTGGTTTCAGAGAATCGACTGCGGGTTGGGGAATTGGTTGTGTCTGTAAATCTACTTCTGGTAGTTTGTCTTTCTTGAATCTGAGAAGTGGCATCACCGCCTGGACTACGACCTAAGTCATCATTACAAAAGTCTGTTGTGCAAAGACAGGCTTCAATAGATGAGGATTGTGGTTCGGATATATCGCGAATATTGCATCCCGTAGTAGGCAATAGAGGACTATCAAATGATCCCAACAAAACGTTCTTTGAGAAACATTCTCTGAGTATTGCTAAAAGAAGACGTGTACATGAATCAGTGGAATTACATAGAAGTAAGTAAGTATTAGGGTTCCTGAATTCCCGGAAAATTGTTTGTCAACAAGATCCCGGGAAAGTTTGggtagacatttaaaaaattactgttaAATTTAAGtagtttatttatgttgtaaagAGAACAAATATATTGTAAGCTAGTCGTGAAAGGTCCAAAATTAATCCACTTTAGAAAGggaacatataattaaatattcgttTGATGGTTTGCTATAGATAATTTAATGGGCTTCACTTTTTTGTGAAGTACATCATTTGCAACGTAGCATAAATTGTTACAAACTTTATCACAAATGAAtcttaaaaatgcattaaactTTTCCGTGAATGAATTACATTAAGATCGCGGatactatgaaatattgaagtgcaaaatttcctacaaaatatttttttttttagaactttgTATAGACGTAAAACCCTGAAAAGTTCAGGGAAAAAGGGATTCCAAGATCCCAGAAGAGGAACCctataagtatatgtaaaataagtatttgcCGAACCTGTTTCTACAGAGGACTTTTTCCATTTGTAAAGTAAGCAGGCTTCTCCTTCTTTGCATGTTTGAATTTGAGTGGGATCTGTTGGATTAAATTTGTCACATTTGGCGTCAGTATTTAACAAGCTTCCACAACTATAGCATTGAAGCCCTGGTcctcctttataaaaaaataataaaatcagtaCATTTTATGGATTGGAACATGTAAATCCTTACCAGAGAAGGTATTTTGTGATCTGGGAGGAGGAGTGGAAGGGCTTCTAAACTGAGAAGAGGGAGTTGTTTGAGTAAAGCTGGGTCTTCGAGTGGTTGTGGGGCGTCGACTGGTTTGTTGGTTGTTTTTGCTATTGTTATCATTccgatttctattattattctgCTCTTGGTTGACTTGTGATGAGTCAAATCTATCGTTACTACTACTATCTGATTCCACACTTCTTTCTCCATTAGCATTACATCTTTCTGTGTCACAGAGGCAGGCATAAATATTTGAAGCTCGAGTTTCGGATATGTCTTGTGGAACACATTCGCGTCTTAGTTGCAAAGGCTTATCAATGGAACCAAGAAGTATGGACTTTGAGAAACATTCCCTTATGATAGAGGTTTCAATATTCGATTTCTTCCAAGAGTACCAGAGACAGGCCTCTCCTTCCTTACAATACTCAGTTTTTCCAGCGTTACCTTCTTCACATGGTGGATTTCCGCTTCCAGAGAATAAACTTCCGCATTGATGACAGAGAACTAGAAATAAATAGAAGGATGTCATTAATCCccgaaaaatatatacattaagtgAAAGAGTTAAATCAGACAATAGggtatgagcgttgtttacttattagtCGTTAGTTTACAACTACAAATTGCTACATTTTCGCCATCTGGCGGCTATTGATGTTTATTTAGTTTTCTCATGCCCTATTCTTTCGAGTCAAATGGACAACAACTAACTGTTCATAACTACATACCCTTTCCTCCACTTTGCCGGAgagtatttctatttatatcatTAGGAGATGGTGCTTGAGGTCTTCCAACTTGACTCCTAGGTCTCTCAGTTTGAGATTGTGGCAATCTCAAAGGAGTAGGAGTAGTGGTGGTCTTAAGGTTAACTGGACTTCCTCCATCGTAACCATTGCAAAAATCTGTGGCACAGATACAGGCCATGATAGAGTCATCATTTTCAACGGGTCTAGGAACACATTCATGACTGGGAGCAATAGGATTTTCAATACTGCCCAGAAGGATTGAGGTGGAGAAACATTCACGGATAATAGCGATATCTCCTGCAGATTTGTGATACGAGTACCAGAGACAAGCCTCACCCCTAGCACAAGTCGTTTGTTGTTGAGAAGCAGAGACATCAAATTTGTCACACTCAGGGGCATCCGTCGAAAAGAGACTACCGCAGGCAAAGCATTTGACTCGGCGATTGGGGTCAATGGGTTTTGCTTTCACGACTGGGCGTCTTGTAGTTGTTGTAGGAGGCCTAGTTGtggttgtaaaaaaattgcaagattTGACATTACAGGATCGAGTATCTTTGTTGGATCCAACACAATTAGATCCCCCGTTTTTGGGAGTCACTGCGACGCGTCTGGTTCTAAATTGAATTCCTCTTCCACAAGATTTGGAGCAAGGACTCCATTCTCCGTATTGGCTCCATTCACAGTTGACTATAAagaataaatgttaattaaattttgatttattagatTTGCAGTTCATGGATGAGAAAGGATTATTTTACCTCCTTCAGGGCGATTACGAATGATTGATAATTGTGTGGTGGTTGTTGTAGAGACTGTAGTTCTCCGTGATATTTGTTGACGATTTCCAAAGTTGGAATTAGTAGTTGTAGTagctaaattgaaaaaaagaatggtATTATCTGCAACAAAAAGTTCCTTGCTAAAGTCAAAATCCTACTTTCTCCATTGAAACACTCGACTGCAAGAGTGGGATCATCGTCTTTCCAAACACCTGCTCTCGAAGCATATTTCCATTCTTGAGCTGTCTTATGTATACAAGTCTCTTGACCATCATTACGTATTCCAGCAATGAATTGCCCTAATTCAGGTCCAATAACCCACAAATTCAAACTATCCGCCtaatagaaaaggaagaatatatcccaaatcaaattattaaaaaaaagaaaaactctaataagaaaaaaaaaaaaaaaaattaacgtacTTGACTCTTAAAGAAGTAAATATACAGCTGCTCACGACCCTCACGCTCATAGGCAAATCTTCCATTATAACTAtccgatattttattatatgccCCTAAATACAAACTCTGATCCAATTTAGCGTTTCCATTGGCTTTGACAATCACTCGTTCACAACATTGGTCTGCTCCTCAAGTAAGAAAGGATATATATCAATacgttttaaatttattttatttgttcgattttttttttttttcaaaccaaaagataattatgaaaaaaggagtTGTAGATAAATTCATGTAAAGAAGTGTGAATTATTATAAGAACAAATGAATAttcactaataaaaattaaaaataaaaaataaacacatatagGAGATGAAATAAAGATACGTTTAAAAAGAATGATGTTAGTTTAGGAATGTACATAAAATTAAGGTAAGGCATTAACTAGGTATTTACATGCTCCCATCACCGCCGTTCCACTATCAAACAATTATCAATTAACTAGGTACAATAAATCTATAAGAGAATTATGAATGTACAAATAATATCCTATCAGATGGAAGAGATCGGTTTTTAATATGtcctgagttttttttttttgtattatgaataaaattatcgTCCATTATAAATATCAAGTCCGTTGGTcgtcgctttttttttttttgtatgtgtttgTGTGATATCTACAGACCTGAGCCACACGTATGACGATTGCATATACGAGACTGAAATGCTCTTCCTGGACATTCATTCCCCCCATTTCTTGACGGATGAACAATGGATCGATTTCTATACTGAACGCCTACGCCACAAGGCTTGCTACACACTGACCAAGTATCATAGTCGGACCATTCACAATCCTGCACTCGTTTGATGGAGGATCCTGTTTTTTAGCGTTAGCATATTTATACAGattggattattattattttttttaaaaacaaacaaaatcgacacgaaatatgtaatatgtacatttagaagaaaaaaatatttataagcaattaattatcaatatgacCCATGCTGTGGTATTGTTTTAAAGACGTACGTTATGATTAatggttattattaatattagagGTAAAGAGACAACAAACAAATGACAGAAATGGTTATGGGGTGTACGTAGAGAGTACACCTATgtaactatgtatgtacatatatgcaaAGTGGAGGACGGATATATAAGGATGGGATAAAGGTAATTTGCTTGGGACTAAAAAtataagctaaaaaaataaataaacatttgcaGCCTTCAGCTGCTTCGTAGGAGAGATAattttattagtgttgaaaGTCGTGGAGTTGCCTTCTTAAGAAATATCAGGGGTGCCTGCAAgattgcatttatatatatctattggtttttggaatttgttcgaaaaaaaaatcacaaaaatttaaattaaaaaaaaaatcaatagttatttataaaaaatataaatcttttgggaaaaaatttcaaaaaaccgtAGAtactcaaagaaaattattttttttccaaaaaaatttcaaatattttatcttttggaaaaaaatttcaaaaatccactgttactcgctatttttttttttttttttttttttttttttgcataatttgatGGAATGACACAAAAATCTCCACTTAAAGGTTAAAGTTCCTTAATTGGGGTGGAGGTAGGGGCTAAATATGTAAACATCAAATTGgctattaaatatacaaactaGAATGGGTACTCTGTAGAGCGCAAACCTCCGCCTAAAATCATTCCCCCTAAATTAACGATgatttgagttatgtatctcaactATTGTCGATTAtgagtttttaacattttgtgttaccttgacctctcaaagtTTAATGACCTCCTACAGTGAACATATAAAACCTTCCTACAAagttttatctaattatttcattaacttTTTCCGTGGTCCTGCTTAGAAAGAAACCAAATAGCAAACAAACTGAGGCCAAAACACCGTTGTCAAAGGTAAATATTCACGTGATATTTTCCCTACGATTAAATACAAGTAATTATGAAATCATTATAGATGTGATAAGAAGGGTTTCTCgtgtgtataaaaaaacataattaaaaaggtGAAAATTGCTGGACTCCTCATGAGCGTAAAATACACACCTGAGATTAGGTAATTTAAATATGGTACCTCCTTAAGACAACATATCTGTTGGGAAAGATCACTATGGTACTCTTTGCCTGCTGATAACGTTTGAAGTTTCAATATCGTGGAGAATGATTagttagaatataaattatttacaag includes:
- the LOC121114036 gene encoding uncharacterized protein isoform X6 translates to MCNSDLCNDKEYDLHKQRANRLFRNQTGSSPSAIKNRKRAKVTKEDDKEDTTTSRNQGVVGSGLGVEGVTGEEDDYFIEEDGELFFENDEDYYGEEPEIIDEETQEEIEEERDYDEALYDDFLHHAQNISNQTNMEARVPRQSNVGATPNFNFNQHGRIDCKWSDFSSWSDCSQSCNGGVQFRERKILILARQGGSPCRGERKESRVCSTQQCPRSVDCLWSSYGQWSRCSVSCGTGTQQRKRMILQPSTNGGKSCRGDAIESRQCNAGATCPVNCEWSNFGQWSSCSATCGGGRQTRRRNIRRRASGSGRPCLGEKAETRSCSTNPCSISCGWSDFTPWSVCSATCGPATQRRFRTVIQQPSAGGESCNPNDAFMTRDCVDQEPCPTTTTTTTTTPTTTPEPSTTTPTPTLSPNDILASTRNMSFADLLFQGFGAKTESRHSSSNSDIDNSISSSFSTIPTSSPLYTTLFPSSTTTTTITTTTTTTSTTTTTPTSTTTTSTTTTTTTTNTPIDNEVNAALKDQPIPDDDLSTTNHSNQCCERVIVKANGNAKLDQSLYLGAYNKISDSYNGRFAYEREGREQLYIYFFKSQADSLNLWVIGPELGQFIAGIRNDGQETCIHKTAQEWKYASRAGVWKDDDPTLAVECFNGETTTTTNSNFGNRQQISRRTTVSTTTTTQLSIIRNRPEGVNCEWSQYGEWSPCSKSCGRGIQFRTRRVAVTPKNGGSNCVGSNKDTRSCNVKSCNFFTTTTRPPTTTTRRPVVKAKPIDPNRRVKCFACGSLFSTDAPECDKFDVSASQQQTTCARGEACLWYSYHKSAGDIAIIRECFSTSILLGSIENPIAPSHECVPRPVENDDSIMACICATDFCNGYDGGSPVNLKTTTTPTPLRLPQSQTERPRSQVGRPQAPSPNDINRNTLRQSGGKVLCHQCGSLFSGSGNPPCEEGNAGKTEYCKEGEACLWYSWKKSNIETSIIRECFSKSILLGSIDKPLQLRRECVPQDISETRASNIYACLCDTERCNANGERSVESDSSSNDRFDSSQVNQEQNNNRNRNDNNSKNNQQTSRRPTTTRRPSFTQTTPSSQFRSPSTPPPRSQNTFSGGPGLQCYSCGSLLNTDAKCDKFNPTDPTQIQTCKEGEACLLYKWKKSSVETAILRECFSKNVLLGSFDSPLLPTTGCNIRDISEPQSSSIEACLCTTDFCNDDLGRSPGGDATSQIQERQTTRSRFTDTTNSPTRSRFSETTKSSNFFERTTKASTFFDQKSRASTPGFRPDFNDLPDKFEFNRNDNLRKTSCPRGYTLTPTGCYQISDRRMGWIEAKKLCESENGNLLAIDNEEERQAILELISESSPRTRFEFWLGGNDIEIENRWVWTGFGNTILVPDFGWLDRPVPSVEENCLTWSITLARKGSRRRSSEGWHSDSCCNAIKYICELK
- the LOC121114036 gene encoding uncharacterized protein isoform X7 encodes the protein MCNSDLCNDKEYDLHKQRANRLFRNQTGSSPSAIKNRKRAKVTKEDDKEDTTTSRNQGVVGSGLGVEGVTGEEDDYFIEEDGELFFENDEDYYGEEPEIIDEETQEEIEEERDYDEALYDDFLHHAQNISNQTNMEARVPRQSNVAKTSTRPTHKRLSRKPRRAELDGKTSSTTSTKKMSSLRERLAIFMSQFGATPNFNFNQHGRIDCKWSDFSSWSDCSQSCNGGVQFRERKILILARQGGSPCRGERKESRVCSTQQCPPDFVGDVPDVNCPLVNVIGATYANCDGRYKVTNNKVPWASERPVYKHTRKNRYIFWNAGGLGWSIGKREYLKTGSHWHRSGLDTDEPWEGKWEEGVRVECVGGSKKSPSSASTSDDTGSVDCLWSSYGQWSRCSVSCGTGTQQRKRMILQPSTNGGKSCRGDAIESRQCNAGATCPVNCEWSNFGQWSSCSATCGGGRQTRRRNIRRRASGSGRPCLGEKAETRSCSTNPCSRADQCCERVIVKANGNAKLDQSLYLGAYNKISDSYNGRFAYEREGREQLYIYFFKSQADSLNLWVIGPELGQFIAGIRNDGQETCIHKTAQEWKYASRAGVWKDDDPTLAVECFNGETTTTTNSNFGNRQQISRRTTVSTTTTTQLSIIRNRPEGVNCEWSQYGEWSPCSKSCGRGIQFRTRRVAVTPKNGGSNCVGSNKDTRSCNVKSCNFFTTTTRPPTTTTRRPVVKAKPIDPNRRVKCFACGSLFSTDAPECDKFDVSASQQQTTCARGEACLWYSYHKSAGDIAIIRECFSTSILLGSIENPIAPSHECVPRPVENDDSIMACICATDFCNGYDGGSPVNLKTTTTPTPLRLPQSQTERPRSQVGRPQAPSPNDINRNTLRQSGGKVLCHQCGSLFSGSGNPPCEEGNAGKTEYCKEGEACLWYSWKKSNIETSIIRECFSKSILLGSIDKPLQLRRECVPQDISETRASNIYACLCDTERCNANGERSVESDSSSNDRFDSSQVNQEQNNNRNRNDNNSKNNQQTSRRPTTTRRPSFTQTTPSSQFRSPSTPPPRSQNTFSGGPGLQCYSCGSLLNTDAKCDKFNPTDPTQIQTCKEGEACLLYKWKKSSVETAILRECFSKNVLLGSFDSPLLPTTGCNIRDISEPQSSSIEACLCTTDFCNDDLGRSPGGDATSQIQERQTTRSRFTDTTNSPTRSRFSETTKSSNFFERTTKASTFFDQKSRASTPGFRPDFNDLPDKFEFNRNDNLRKTSCPRGYTLTPTGCYQISDRRMGWIEAKKLCESENGNLLAIDNEEERQAILELISESSPRTRFEFWLGGNDIEIENRWVWTGFGNTILVPDFGWLDRPVPSVEENCLTWSITLARKGSRRRSSEGWHSDSCCNAIKYICELK
- the LOC121114036 gene encoding uncharacterized protein isoform X2, whose protein sequence is MCNSDLCNDKEYDLHKQRANRLFRNQTGSSPSAIKNRKRAKVTKEDDKEDTTTSRNQGVVGSGLGVEGVTGEEDDYFIEEDGELFFENDEDYYGEEPEIIDEETQEEIEEERDYDEALYDDFLHHAQNISNQTNMEARVPRQSNVGATPNFNFNQHGRIDCKWSDFSSWSDCSQSCNGGVQFRERKILILARQGGSPCRGERKESRVCSTQQCPPDFVGDVPDVNCPLVNVIGATYANCDGRYKVTNNKVPWASERPVYKHTRKNRYIFWNAGGLGWSIGKREYLKTGSHWHRSGLDTDEPWEGKWEEGVRVECVGGSKKSPSSASTSDDTGSVDCLWSSYGQWSRCSVSCGTGTQQRKRMILQPSTNGGKSCRGDAIESRQCNAGATCPVNCEWSNFGQWSSCSATCGGGRQTRRRNIRRRASGSGRPCLGEKAETRSCSTNPCSISCGWSDFTPWSVCSATCGPATQRRFRTVIQQPSAGGESCNPNDAFMTRDCVDQEPCPTTTTTTTTTPTTTPEPSTTTPTPTLSPNDILASTRNMSFADLLFQGFGAKTESRHSSSNSDIDNSISSSFSTIPTSSPLYTTLFPSSTTTTTITTTTTTTSTTTTTPTSTTTTSTTTTTTTTNTPIDNEVNAALKDQPIPDDDLSTTNHSRADQCCERVIVKANGNAKLDQSLYLGAYNKISDSYNGRFAYEREGREQLYIYFFKSQADSLNLWVIGPELGQFIAGIRNDGQETCIHKTAQEWKYASRAGVWKDDDPTLAVECFNGETTTTTNSNFGNRQQISRRTTVSTTTTTQLSIIRNRPEGVNCEWSQYGEWSPCSKSCGRGIQFRTRRVAVTPKNGGSNCVGSNKDTRSCNVKSCNFFTTTTRPPTTTTRRPVVKAKPIDPNRRVKCFACGSLFSTDAPECDKFDVSASQQQTTCARGEACLWYSYHKSAGDIAIIRECFSTSILLGSIENPIAPSHECVPRPVENDDSIMACICATDFCNGYDGGSPVNLKTTTTPTPLRLPQSQTERPRSQVGRPQAPSPNDINRNTLRQSGGKVLCHQCGSLFSGSGNPPCEEGNAGKTEYCKEGEACLWYSWKKSNIETSIIRECFSKSILLGSIDKPLQLRRECVPQDISETRASNIYACLCDTERCNANGERSVESDSSSNDRFDSSQVNQEQNNNRNRNDNNSKNNQQTSRRPTTTRRPSFTQTTPSSQFRSPSTPPPRSQNTFSGGPGLQCYSCGSLLNTDAKCDKFNPTDPTQIQTCKEGEACLLYKWKKSSVETAILRECFSKNVLLGSFDSPLLPTTGCNIRDISEPQSSSIEACLCTTDFCNDDLGRSPGGDATSQIQERQTTRSRFTDTTNSPTRSRFSETTKSSNFFERTTKASTFFDQKSRASTPGFRPDFNDLPDKFEFNRNDNLRKTSCPRGYTLTPTGCYQISDRRMGWIEAKKLCESENGNLLAIDNEEERQAILELISESSPRTRFEFWLGGNDIEIENRWVWTGFGNTILVPDFGWLDRPVPSVEENCLTWSITLARKGSRRRSSEGWHSDSCCNAIKYICELK